From one Candidatus Chlorobium masyuteum genomic stretch:
- a CDS encoding Rne/Rng family ribonuclease gives MKKSLNKQLLMNKTGDEIQVALVEEGRLAELIIERPESRRSIGDIYLGRVHKVVEGLKAAFVDIGQKSDGFLHFSDVGTTSEDYRALIEDDDDDDAVVGAEDADSDDLLNAAPVQVQPAADQSVKASARSGGKRPSGDEQEKAEKRQSYTQMIAGKLKPNDSILVQVIKEPISSKGSRLTSDITIAGRFMVLLPFGGGQVAVSRRVVVRKERSRLKKLVRSMLPEGFGAIIRTVAEDQEETLLKQDLEKLLAKWTQIEEKLQDAAPPQLIFKEDTIISSVLRDSLTSDVTEIVANSSVIHKETLNYIQWAAPEMVKNVSLYQGKLPLFEGYGIAKDVESIFSRKVWLKSGGYIIIEHTEAMVVVDVNSGRYAAKREQEENSLKTNLEAAREIVRQLRLRDIGGIIVVDFIDMLDQKNAKKVYDSMKTELRNDRAKSNILPMSDFGIMQITRERIRPSLMQRMGDQCPACGGTGVVQARFTTINQIERWLRKYALKHPLNFQQLDLYVSPTVVEPLQNSDLKTELKWFLQHLLFVQVKPDESLRSDDFRFYSRKNNKDITAEYGDI, from the coding sequence ATGAAGAAGAGTTTGAATAAGCAGTTGTTGATGAACAAGACCGGCGATGAGATACAGGTCGCTCTTGTTGAGGAGGGCCGTCTGGCGGAGTTGATTATTGAGCGCCCTGAAAGCCGGAGAAGTATCGGTGATATCTATCTCGGACGGGTTCACAAGGTTGTTGAGGGCCTGAAAGCCGCGTTTGTCGATATCGGACAGAAGTCCGACGGATTTCTGCACTTTTCCGATGTAGGCACAACGAGTGAGGATTATCGTGCGCTGATTGAGGATGATGATGATGATGATGCTGTTGTCGGCGCAGAGGATGCCGACAGTGATGACTTGTTAAACGCGGCTCCGGTACAGGTACAGCCAGCGGCTGATCAGAGTGTAAAAGCCTCTGCCAGAAGCGGCGGCAAGCGCCCCTCAGGCGACGAGCAGGAGAAGGCTGAGAAGCGGCAGTCCTATACCCAGATGATCGCCGGAAAACTCAAGCCGAATGACTCCATTCTTGTTCAGGTTATCAAGGAACCTATCAGCAGCAAGGGATCACGACTTACCTCAGATATTACCATTGCCGGTCGTTTCATGGTGCTCCTGCCCTTTGGCGGCGGGCAGGTTGCCGTTTCCCGTCGTGTTGTTGTGCGCAAGGAGCGGTCAAGGCTGAAAAAACTGGTGCGCTCCATGCTGCCGGAAGGATTCGGTGCGATTATCCGCACGGTTGCCGAAGACCAGGAGGAGACCCTTCTGAAGCAGGATCTCGAAAAGCTTCTTGCCAAATGGACCCAGATTGAGGAAAAACTTCAGGATGCCGCTCCTCCGCAACTGATATTCAAGGAGGATACCATCATCTCCAGTGTTCTGCGTGACTCCCTGACCTCCGACGTTACGGAAATTGTGGCCAATTCATCGGTGATTCACAAGGAGACGCTGAACTATATACAGTGGGCAGCTCCTGAGATGGTTAAAAACGTCAGCCTCTACCAGGGCAAACTGCCCCTTTTTGAAGGGTACGGTATTGCCAAGGATGTTGAATCGATCTTTTCCCGCAAGGTCTGGCTGAAGTCGGGCGGTTATATCATTATCGAGCATACCGAAGCCATGGTTGTTGTTGATGTCAACAGCGGCCGGTATGCAGCAAAGCGGGAACAGGAGGAGAACTCGCTGAAAACCAACCTTGAGGCGGCACGCGAAATTGTCCGGCAGCTTCGGCTTCGGGATATCGGCGGTATTATTGTTGTTGATTTTATTGACATGCTCGATCAGAAGAATGCCAAAAAGGTCTACGACTCCATGAAGACCGAGCTGCGTAACGATCGGGCTAAATCAAATATTCTGCCCATGTCGGATTTCGGCATCATGCAGATTACCCGCGAGAGAATACGACCGAGTCTGATGCAGCGCATGGGTGACCAGTGCCCCGCATGCGGAGGAACCGGTGTGGTTCAGGCTCGCTTCACCACCATCAACCAGATTGAGCGATGGCTGAGAAAGTATGCGCTGAAGCACCCCTTGAATTTTCAGCAGCTTGATCTCTACGTCAGCCCTACGGTGGTCGAGCCGTTGCAGAACAGTGACCTGAAAACCGAGCTGAAATGGTTTCTGCAGCACCTGCTCTTTGTTCAGGTCAAGCCGGATGAGAGCCTGAGAAGTGACGATTTCAGGTTTTACAGCAGAAAGAACAACAAGGACATTACCGCCGAATACGGCGATATCTAA
- a CDS encoding ribonuclease HII — protein MMNTSYEWPLWQTSEFVCGIDEAGRGPLAGPVVAAAVVFPRWFNPEESILEKLDDSKKLSARVREELAPAIKAAALFWAVTEIDPEIIDRINIFQATMLAMNRSVETLGMLPHLLLVDGNRFRPHLPIPYEAIVKGDAKVFSIAAASVLAKTRRDEIMTACSRSWPEYGFDRHFGYATAEHVRAIRQYGRCPLHRVSFRLKELGEK, from the coding sequence CTGATGAACACCTCCTATGAATGGCCGCTATGGCAAACCTCCGAATTTGTCTGCGGTATTGATGAAGCGGGACGGGGGCCGCTGGCCGGGCCGGTAGTTGCCGCAGCGGTAGTATTTCCCCGATGGTTCAATCCGGAAGAGAGCATCCTCGAGAAGCTCGATGATTCCAAAAAACTCTCTGCCAGAGTGAGAGAAGAGCTTGCTCCGGCAATCAAGGCCGCCGCCCTTTTCTGGGCTGTTACGGAGATCGATCCGGAGATTATTGACCGGATCAATATCTTTCAGGCAACCATGCTTGCCATGAACCGTTCGGTTGAAACCCTCGGCATGCTGCCGCATCTGCTGCTCGTGGATGGCAACCGTTTCAGGCCTCATCTGCCGATACCGTACGAAGCCATTGTCAAGGGTGATGCCAAGGTCTTCTCCATTGCGGCAGCATCCGTGCTTGCCAAAACCCGAAGGGATGAGATCATGACAGCGTGCAGCAGAAGCTGGCCCGAATATGGCTTTGATCGCCACTTCGGCTATGCAACCGCCGAACATGTTCGGGCAATCCGGCAGTACGGGCGATGCCCTCTGCACAGAGTAAGCTTCAGGCTGAAAGAACTGGGAGAAAAATAG
- a CDS encoding YraN family protein → MHDPHQLGQQGEQLAADFLEKKGYRIISRNYRYHRNEIDIIARYKRTLCFIEVKTRSSTEKGHPAEAVTPGKQKEIIKAARAYLAFCVHEECDCRFDVIAILIESMHESGIDRFTVEHFEDAFWAD, encoded by the coding sequence ATGCACGATCCGCACCAGCTCGGACAACAGGGTGAGCAGCTCGCCGCCGACTTCCTTGAAAAAAAGGGGTACCGGATCATTTCACGAAATTACCGCTATCACCGCAATGAGATTGATATCATTGCCCGATATAAAAGAACGCTCTGTTTTATAGAGGTGAAAACCCGCTCCTCAACCGAAAAAGGTCATCCGGCAGAAGCCGTAACACCCGGGAAACAGAAGGAGATCATCAAGGCTGCCCGCGCATACCTTGCATTCTGCGTTCATGAAGAGTGTGACTGCCGGTTCGATGTTATCGCAATTCTGATAGAGAGCATGCATGAAAGCGGAATCGACAGGTTTACTGTCGAGCATTTTGAGGATGCATTCTGGGCCGATTGA